The proteins below come from a single Benincasa hispida cultivar B227 chromosome 4, ASM972705v1, whole genome shotgun sequence genomic window:
- the LOC120076597 gene encoding lachrymatory-factor synthase yields MPKKNLKEKKLGGILTAEPIQSPMAQNSAAKWEGRVAEALTVAAADQTWPMIKDFFNFHKWFPTLANCYGLSGINGEVGCVRFCSGFSIPSTDGSDRVVSWSKERLVEIDDERRRICYEIVDSNIGFKSYAATIEVAEGGGSSSCVIEWRFEVEAVEGLTVDDLVKKYQVGLSSMAKRMDAAVQNKI; encoded by the coding sequence ATGccaaaaaagaatttaaaagaaaaaaaattgggaggGATTCTCACAGCAGAGCCGATCCAGTCTCCAATGGCGCAAAACTCTGCAGCGAAATGGGAAGGCAGAGTTGCAGAGGCGTTAACCGTGGCGGCAGCGGACCAGACATGGCCGATGATTAAGGATTTCTTCAATTTCCACAAATGGTTTCCAACACTAGCTAATTGCTACGGACTTTCAGGCATTAACGGCGAGGTCGGCTGCGTTCGATTCTGCTCCGGCTTCTCGATTCCCTCCACTGACGGCTCCGACCGCGTAGTTAGCTGGTCCAAAGAACGGCTGGTGGAGATTGACGACGAGCGCCGCCGCATATGCTACGAGATCGTGGATAGCAACATCGGATTCAAATCGTACGCGGCGACGATCGAGGTGGCTGAGGGAGGCGGCAGCAGCAGTTGCGTGATTGAATGGAGGTTCGAGGTTGAGGCGGTGGAAGGTTTGACGGTGGATGATTTGGTGAAGAAGTACCAAGTGGGATTGAGCTCCATGGCCAAGCGAATGGATGCTGCcgtacaaaataaaatttaa